In the genome of Arthrobacter sp. PAMC25284, the window CCGCTTCTGGGCCGACGACCTCGCCGGTCTCCGCGGAACCCCCGGCCTGCTCGGCGTGATGCTGGCCAAGACCGAGTCCGCGGACCAGGTCACCGAAAGCTTCCACCGCATGGACGGCAAGACGCCGGTCATCCCGCTCGTGGAGTCGGCCGTGGGCATCGAGGAAGCCAATAACATCGCCAAGGCCCAGGGTGCGTTCCGGCTGGCCTTCGGCTCCGGCGACTTCCGCCGAGATACCGGCATGGCCGCCACCCCCGAGGCCATGGCCTACCCCCGCGCCAAGCTTGTCGTCGCCAGCCGCGTCGGCAACCTGCCGGGTCCCATCGACGGCCCTACCGTCGGGACCAACCATCCCATCCTGCGCGAACAGACCGGCATCACGGTCACGATGGGCATGACCGGCAAGCTCTGCCTCGCGATTGACCAGACCAGCGTCATCAACGAGGTCATCAGCCCCACCCCCTCGGACGTCGCCTGGGCCACCGAGTTTATGGCGGACTTCGAAGCCGGCGGCCGCGTGATCCGCGACGGTTCGGACCTGCCGCGACTGGGCCGTGCCGAAAAGATCATGAAGCTCGCCGTGGCCTTCGACGTCCGGCCGGCGCTCTGATCCGGAACCTGCAGTAAACAAGGAGACCCCGTGGCCGATACCCGATATCTGGTCCACGGGGTCTTTTGGGATGGTGCCCGGGATGTGGTGCCACCTCGCGCCGGTAAACTGGAACTATGCTGACCGAATTCTGGGCCACCGCCTCCACCGCTTACAAGACGCTCGTTTTCAGCGCCAT includes:
- a CDS encoding CoA ester lyase gives rise to the protein MTSTTIAGSVRPQRNIPADIARSWLLVNAMKTELFDQSAESRADAIILDIEDAVDPSQKDAARDNVVNWLAAGGNAWVRINDATSRFWADDLAGLRGTPGLLGVMLAKTESADQVTESFHRMDGKTPVIPLVESAVGIEEANNIAKAQGAFRLAFGSGDFRRDTGMAATPEAMAYPRAKLVVASRVGNLPGPIDGPTVGTNHPILREQTGITVTMGMTGKLCLAIDQTSVINEVISPTPSDVAWATEFMADFEAGGRVIRDGSDLPRLGRAEKIMKLAVAFDVRPAL